In a genomic window of Spirosoma agri:
- a CDS encoding NAD(P)/FAD-dependent oxidoreductase encodes MEIDPITSGKKKSINRRELLKYSLQGAAVSALGTALPPSAMAHMPAFIKAPVKNGNVIVVGAGAFGGWTALHLLRQGYTVTLIDQFGAGNSQASSGGETRLIRAYYKDPIYVDMAMRAMNLWKENEPRMGQKLLHQNGLLLFNYPSSKAESDSAVAIYKKAGLPLEKVSLADAVKRWPQIGTDGLDHVMYDPTAGYLDARKGCQAVCNLFVKEGGTVLQKQVKQASMKGGKATSVSLTDGSVLEADQFVFACGPWLVRLFPELTKKLKVTRALCFFFASPSGQADLVENKLPTWMDRDMDGPFRSFGVPGSDFRGFKVGLTPPDNNVTDRFDTYHRYAKPEELELALNVLAKRFPKMVGQPLIEQRVCQYTSTPDTDFILDTHPEADNLWVMGGDSGHGYKQGASFGEMAAQSIDGKLEKLSKFALKRLIG; translated from the coding sequence ATGGAAATTGACCCCATCACTTCAGGTAAGAAAAAGAGTATCAATCGCCGGGAACTGTTAAAATATAGCCTACAGGGGGCTGCGGTAAGCGCACTGGGAACCGCATTACCTCCGTCGGCAATGGCCCACATGCCCGCCTTCATTAAAGCACCGGTAAAAAACGGGAACGTCATTGTGGTCGGTGCTGGTGCATTTGGTGGCTGGACTGCACTCCATTTGCTTCGACAAGGCTATACCGTGACGCTCATTGACCAGTTTGGTGCGGGCAACAGTCAGGCGAGTTCGGGTGGAGAGACCCGGCTGATTCGTGCCTATTATAAGGACCCGATCTACGTCGATATGGCGATGCGCGCCATGAACCTCTGGAAAGAGAACGAACCCCGCATGGGTCAGAAACTATTGCATCAGAATGGCTTGCTGTTGTTCAATTACCCATCCAGCAAAGCGGAATCCGATTCGGCGGTGGCTATCTACAAGAAAGCTGGTCTACCACTCGAAAAGGTGAGTCTGGCCGATGCGGTCAAGCGATGGCCGCAAATCGGTACGGATGGTCTTGACCATGTCATGTACGATCCGACCGCTGGGTATTTGGACGCGCGTAAAGGATGTCAGGCTGTGTGCAATTTGTTCGTCAAAGAAGGAGGGACCGTTTTGCAAAAACAGGTGAAACAGGCGTCCATGAAAGGTGGCAAAGCAACGTCCGTATCCCTTACCGATGGCAGTGTACTGGAAGCCGATCAGTTTGTGTTTGCGTGCGGTCCGTGGCTGGTACGGCTGTTTCCTGAACTCACGAAAAAGCTAAAAGTGACTCGTGCGCTCTGTTTCTTTTTTGCTTCTCCATCGGGCCAAGCCGACCTTGTGGAAAATAAACTACCTACCTGGATGGATCGTGACATGGATGGGCCATTTCGCTCGTTTGGGGTACCGGGAAGCGACTTTCGGGGCTTCAAAGTTGGGTTGACACCGCCGGATAATAACGTGACCGATCGCTTCGATACCTATCACCGCTATGCCAAACCCGAAGAGCTGGAACTGGCGCTGAACGTACTGGCTAAGCGATTTCCTAAAATGGTCGGTCAACCCCTGATCGAGCAGCGGGTTTGCCAATATACCAGTACACCCGATACCGACTTTATCCTGGACACGCATCCTGAAGCCGATAACCTTTGGGTGATGGGTGGCGATTCCGGTCACGGTTATAAACAAGGTGCTTCATTTGGTGAGATGGCTGCCCAATCGATTGATGGTAAACTGGAGAAACTAAGCAAATTTGCCCTCAAGCGATTGATTGGTTAA